GGGCGCCAAGTCCACGAACCAGCCATTGAAGTGCCCGTCGACGACGACGTGATGCTCGGGGCTGACCTCATCGTCGTTGACGTGGAGCACCCAGCGCGGATCGAAGCGCTCGTCGAACCGGACGAGTTGCTCACGCGGCTGGCCCTGGTATTCGGCGGATGCCCATCCCGCCCCTTCGCCCGTTAGGGCAAGCCCGCCCCCGGCGTGCGACCGCGACTGCGGCGCATGCTCGAGGACGATGGACAGGCCATGCGGCAGCGGGGAGACCGCGACGTCGAGCAGCTCGAACTCCAGACCCGTCAGTCCTTCGCGCAGGTGTTGCACGTCAAGCGTGGCGACGGGAGACCCGGCATCCAGCGGCACCTCGACCTCCACGAACCTGTCGTGCCGATTGGCCAGCTCTTGGTGCATCGCATGCGCGACGTAGGGGTATGCCTGGGCGCCGATCACATTGACGCCGTCGACGCCGGTGGTGACGCGTCCACTGATGGCAACGGTGCGTCCGTCGGACGGCACCGTAACTTCCACGCGCACAGCCCCGGCGCATATGGCGGTGTCGCAGGGCTGATACTCCGTGGCCTCCGGGAGTCGGTGGCTCACGCGGACGACCGGCTCGGGCGGCGGCGGCGCCTGTAGCGTGAGACGGTGCGGACCAGCCTCGAGGTCCACGCTGCCTTCAAGGATGTCATAGCCCAACTCGGTGCTCGTGCGTGCCAGCGGCACCAGCGACCCGTCGATGCCGACCGTCGGCTGCAGGCCCGGCACAGCGGCGAGTCGCACGGTGTAGGGGCCCGACCGTGCCAGCCGGAACGTGCGGTCGCCGTCGGTGGTGCCGAGGTCTGGCAGCACCGTATAGACGGGAAGCCGGCCGAATGCCCGCTCCGCCGCGCGCTCGGCTGCCTGGATCTCCGACGATGAGAGCAATCCCAACTTCGAAACGGCGTTGAGTCCGGGGCCATCGGTTCGCACCAGGACCTCATGCGAGCCAGCGCGGGTGGTCGGCGCCTCGACCCGCGTCCAGCGATACCCGTAGCCGTCCGCTTGCCGGGTCGGGATGCGCGCGACGGATTGCCCGTCCACGAAAATCTCGAGCGCGCCGCCCTCCGGGCTTACGAAATGTCGAATCCAGAGCTCGCTGGTCGCGCCGGCGGTGTTGACCGTAGCCGCGAAGGCCACGCCGTCGGCTCGGGTCAGCAGCCCGCGCGTCATGTCCGCGATCTCAGGATCGGCGTACCACCAGGCATTCTTGTACGGGGCTACCCACTCCCGCGTGGCGTCCGGGACCTCCGGCCAGAAGTTGTCCGCCGGGCTCACCAATGCCCCCTCGGGCAGATAATTGGCCGTCAGGTCCAGCGGATCAGCGCCTATCCAGATCTCCGTGGCGGCTCGGACGGCGCCGCCTGGGGCGCCGTCAATTCCGCGCACACCCAGCTCGCCGCTGGCGATGGAAACTGCTCCTGCGTCGTCGAACATGTGCCAGGCGGTGACGAGCGGTCGGAGGGACGGAGAGCCGACGATGATGCGCCCAGGAACTCCCAGCCGCGACGCGGGCGGCGTGGCTACCTCGTACAGCTCGACCTCGCCCACGGACAGGTCATCCAGGCGATCGAGACCCGGCTGAGCCGCCAGCGCGAGCCGCGGCCGCGGCCGACGTTCCTGCCACTCCAGCCACGGTTCGCCGGTGGGCACGATGAAGCCGGCATGCGTGCTCTCCCAATGCGGATCGAGCATGACGTTGCGAAAGCGGCCGTACGCCAAGAGCCGGTCCACGGGATACCGGTTGGGTCCATAGAGCCCCTGATTGAGGGTGGCCGTCCACGGGCCGTTGAGGGTGGAGGCCGCCGAGCCCCAGATAGATCGCTTGGGCGGCTGGACGACGGTGGGGGGATTCCCCTGGGTTGAGAATCGGCCGGTGCGGCTCTGATAGCTGCTCGGCCAAAACATCGGCAGATGAACCATGCGGTCGTTGTGCGGCAGCGCGCGCAGGTTGTCGATCACGGCGACGGTGTCGTCATCAATCGTGTAGGGCGGCAGATGGCCCGCCAGGTTCCCGTTCCAGAAGGGGAGGGTGCTCACGGCCACCACGACACCCACGAGCATGCCGCCCGCGCTGCGCCACGCACTCGGCGGCCGGGCCACGAGGTGGGCGACGCTTTGCCCCACCAGGAAGGCCAGCAGCAGTCCCGCCCCGACGGTGAGATAGCGGATATTCCTGAAGATCGCGCCCACCACCGTGCCGTCGATCGAGTCCTGGATGACGGAGAACGGTTCGTTGAAGCCCTTCCCGATCAGCACCAGGGCAAGAAACCCGATCACGCCCAGCAGGGCACGCTGTCGGGCTTGCCCGCGCAGCAGGATGGGCGCCACAAGGGCGAGGCCAGTCATCAGGCCGCGGGCAACGAGCTGGATGCCGCTGCCGGCGGCGAGCGGCCCTTCCGGATTCTGGGAATAGTTATAGGGCGTGCCGGTTAGAGTCAGCGCCTCGGCCAGAGTCGGCGCGGCGCCCTTGATCCATTGGGCGGCGGCCTCCAGGCTCCAGGCCGACATGACCTGGTTTGCCGAGGGCACGACGATGAGCTGCCAGGAAATGAAGGCAATGGCCGGGTGCAGCAGGATGACGCTGAGCCCCATGGCGGCGACCAGTCCGAGTCGGCGTAGCCGCAGGCCTCGCGTGCCCGGAGCGGTAAAGGCCCGAAAGAGCGCATAGAGGCCAACCACAGCGGTGGTGATGAACGTCATGTGAATTGAGCTGGCCGCCAACCCGATCCAAAGGCTGCCGCGCACGAATCCACGAACGCCGGGGGCACGGTCGAAGGTCTCATGGGCGACCTGCAGCGCCTTGGGCAGCAGCGCCACGCTGATGAGCATGGCGGCATAGCCGGTGACGAAGGCATCGAGGAAGAACGGCGTGGTCATGTAGACGACCGCCGCCGTGAAGGCGGCGGGCCTGCCAAACGCGAAGCGTTTGCCGGCCTGGTACATAAATACGCCGGCCAAAGCGAGAAATATGATGGAGACGCGCGAGGTCAGCCAGCCATCCACGCCTGGAATGAGCGCCAAGGCTCCCAGGGCAAGCTGGAGGTACTGGCTCATCGCCCGCTCTTCCTCGGACGAACCGAAATAGTTCGTCTGCCAGGCCGAGAGCCGATCGACAGCGAAGTCGGTGTTCTGCCAGGCGGCAAACGGGGTGGTCCAGTCGTCGCGCAGCCCCAGGTAGCCCGAGTCGAAGATCAGGCCCCGATGCCACAGCACCACCAGCGCGAGGATGGCCAAGTAGGCAGACGCGTCCGGATGGCGCGCGATCAGCTGCCTGGCCCACGCGACGACACGGTGGAGCGTTTCCATCCCGGTCGACCGCCCGTGGCGCGCCACGGGCAGCGATGTCTGTAGGCTCATGCGGGAGGCGCGCTCACTTCACGGCCGTCACGTGGCATGTCGCCGGACAGCGTCAACCACCTGCCGGCAGCCGCGGCGTATCGTCAGCCCGGACGCGCGTGTCCGGATTCCAGGCTCGCCGACTACGGCGTCGCAATGGCACGGTCCCGCCGGAGCACCCAGACGGCCCAGCCGAGCAACGCGAGCACCCCGGCGCCTAGGAAGGCGTCGAGCGTCCACGCCACGGCTGTCAGGGACTCGTGATGCAACCACAACGTGACGGTGCACGCGATGCACAGCGGGACAAGCACAACCCATACGCGAAGCGTACCGGCCCCGATGTGGAAGTAGGTGAGCATGGTCACGAGCGCAAGGAGCGATCCGGCAAGGGTATAGGCCCAGACGAGCTGTGGGACCGGCACGTAGCGGTCGGCGAAGATGATCTGGAAGACCAGCTCGGGCAGCGCGACGATGATCAGCGCTGCGCCGCCGCCGATCAGGACGGTGAACGCGGCAGTTACCGCGAAGGTGCGAGTCAGCGGCTCGCCGGCGGCTACGTGCCGAATGATGTGCGGGAGCACCACCTGCGCCGCAGGTAACGATGCGAAAAGGACGATTCGCCCAACGAGGGCAGAGGCCGCGTACAACGACGCGCTGGCATCGTCGAAAAAGTGCCGCACGACCAATACGTCCACGTTCGTCAGGATGGCCAGCGAGAGAGCGAGCAACCCAACCCGCACGTGTGCCGACACTCCGGTCGCATCCGGGACAGCACCAACCGGCGCCTCCGTCGTCGCCCGCGCGATGTATGGCGCGGCGAGCACCACGACCGCGACCCCCACAAGTCCAGCAAGCGCAGAGGCGGCCATGCCTCCGGCCACGCCAAAGCCAAGCGCAACCAGGCCAACCCCGATCGAGGCGCGCATCACGCCGTCCACCAGGTTCGAGGCCCCGAGCAGGAGAAACGCGCGCAAGCCGGTGAGCAGCGCCTTGGTGAACGGGACGACAAAGCCGATGGCAACCGCACCGCCCAGCCAGACAATTGCGGGACGGTTGTCGGTCCCAATCAAGAGCTCGATGGCACCGCTGGTTGCCACGACGACGAGCCACGCGATCAAGCCAATCAGCGCACTCCGGATGAGCGACCGCCGTAAGACCTCGAGAGCGGCCGCGCGCCCCTGCCCCACGACGGCCAGGCTTGTGATGCGGGTGCCGATCGGCAGCAGCAACTGCGACGGCACCGAGAGCACGGCGAACAGCGCCAGCACCGCGAACAGGTCCGCATAGTCGCCTGGCGCCAGCAGGCGCGCCATGGCCCACTGAAACCCAAAGGACGTCAGGCTGGCGAGAAAGCTGAGGCCGCCAAGCACCACCGTGTCGCGGGCAACGACGCGCGGCCCCGAGGATCCAGGCCCGGCGGCGCTGGACGCCGCGGCCGGCCCGTCCGGGGCGCTTCGTCCGTCGACGCCATCGGGAGCTGTTGCGGCTTGGCGCGCCTCAGACTGCGATTGGCTCAGCGGTCTGCCACACGCGCGTGTCCGGAGCGATCGGCTTCCGGGACAAACACTTAGTTGGTCGCGATCGTCGGAGGCCTGGAGTGCGGCACGCGGGCGGCCGCGCGCGAGTCAGGCGATGCCACCAACCAAGGGTCCGCGCCGAGCGAATCGTCATCAGCAAGGTCTCCCATGAGTAGCTGAAGCTCGCGCTCGGCGATCACCGACCAATCGAGCTCGCTCACGCGGGCCGAGCCCCGCCCGGCAAGCTCGCGACGACCACTTTCGTCGTCCAACAGCGACAGAATAGCGCCAGCAAGCGCCGAAATGTCGCCCTCGGAAACGGCGCGGTAGGCATCCCCCCAGACTTCAAGGAGTTCAGGCAGGTCGTAGGCGACCACCGGAGTGCCAAGGGCCATGGCCTCGCCCATCGCAATCGACCAGCTCTCCTCATGCGACGGGAGCGTGAACAGACGACAGTCACTGACACACTGGTTCTTCTCGTCGGAATCGATCGCGCCGAGCAGGTCAACGTTGCCCGAAAGGCCAAGGCGTCGCACTCGCTCCCGCACCAGGTCCTGGTCGGGTCCGTCGCCGATGATCGCGAGCTTGGCGTCCGGCTTCTGCACGGCGACCAGCGCCCACGCATCCACGAGGTCAAAGACACCCTTGGCGGCCGCCAGTCGGCCAACCGACACGGCGTCGTATTTCGGTGACTGCGGGCTC
The genomic region above belongs to Chloroflexota bacterium and contains:
- a CDS encoding glycosyltransferase, with the translated sequence MNGLVREQVDGGCVRIIEIAKQWQRSGHDIHLMGSLQAGASCRQWGLEPTLHTSRWRGGHSRWWLALHSITVCLFLPPSLWRLRPDLIVTSHDQPYDVLPGVMLKLRRWRRARLAVSVPMMPVWRFWRRRGPPWYNALAFLFAQRFSLLLAALLADRTIAVARATARQLRRSGFPMGRVTAVACGVDLPGLRGVTPSPQSPKYDAVSVGRLAAAKGVFDLVDAWALVAVQKPDAKLAIIGDGPDQDLVRERVRRLGLSGNVDLLGAIDSDEKNQCVSDCRLFTLPSHEESWSIAMGEAMALGTPVVAYDLPELLEVWGDAYRAVSEGDISALAGAILSLLDDESGRRELAGRGSARVSELDWSVIAERELQLLMGDLADDDSLGADPWLVASPDSRAAARVPHSRPPTIATN